One Brassica napus cultivar Da-Ae chromosome C2, Da-Ae, whole genome shotgun sequence DNA window includes the following coding sequences:
- the LOC106428010 gene encoding uncharacterized protein LOC106428010 has protein sequence MESKSTYGAIRRNPRLVRYYPYTTGNSSAVKEEMKKEVIQLGVKLSVSVVESMFLLCDDIRTMLFFCYKLWRGYNPRPYPVLERLLRVMHCVYLRDIKPKKRVFKNYGQSVQWRLISTTWEDFSNGVMVMHRLVRILRRKGRSYDDRLLFSAIEKYKQVLKRLDDKLRSKKNVSEKNGFMRETIEPNIYDLWKSIFDEEAKETTYTLKEIRNSIISGIFDPISGKPIHRKIRALPSHTPYILGIDFPKQELKEEVVKLGIELSLLVAQSMFFMRDDDYRSTLWFYLKLWIDATKDRDQDSPVAERLLYVNYDIKPKDKEFENDDARWVQSKVIRTTRKDFAAGIRDLDRLVTILRGEGSYSDGREITSRIEEALKRIDDKLRCTKKNSEENGFAREVMESNILEVWRSLFDKNAKEAWKPRVMRRIVSLTDICKPLLEKTL, from the exons ATGGAATCAAAGTCCACTTATGGTGCTATCCGCCGCAATCCTCGATTGGTGAGATATTACCCATACACTACAGG GAACAGCTCTGCTGTGAAAGAGGAGATGAAAAAGGAGGTTATACAACTAGGGGTCAAGCTTTCTGTCTCCGTCGTTGAATCCATGTTCTTACTTTGTGATGATATCCGGACTATGCTGTTCTTCTGCTATAAGTTATGGAGAGGTTATAATCCGCGCCCCTATCCCGTATTAGAAAGGCTGCTTCGTGTTATGCACTGTGTCTACTTAAGAGATATCAAACCTAAGAAAAGAGTGTTTAAGAATTATGGTCAATCCGTCCAATGGAGACTGATCAGTACCACTTGGGAGGATTTTTCCAACGGAGTCATGGTTATGCATAGGCTTGTTAGGATTCTCAGAAGAAAAGGTCGGTCTTACGATGATCGACTTTTATTTTCGGCTATTGAAAAATACAAGCAAGTGTTGAAGAGGCTAGATGATAAACTGAGGTCTAAAAAGAATGTTTCGGAGAAGAATGGGTTTATGAGGGAGACCATAGAGCCTAACATTTATGACTTGTGGAAGTctatctttgatgaagaagctaaAGAAACAACATATACTCTGAAGGAGATAAGGAATAGCATTATTAGCGGCATCTTTGATCCTATTTCAGGCAAACCAATCCATAGAAAGATAAGGGCACTGCCCTCACATACTCCTTATATTTTGGG GATTGATTTTCCAAAGCAAGAACTGAAAGAGGAGGTTGTGAAACTGGGAATTGAGCTCTCTCTACTTGTGGCTCAATCGATGTTCTTCATGCGTGATGATGACTATCGCAGTACGTTGTGGTTCTACCTTAAGTTATGGATAGATGCAACAAAGGACCGTGATCAGGATAGTCCTGTGGCAGAACGACTGCTTTATGTTAATTATGATATCAAACCTAAGGATAAAGAATTTGAGAATGATGATGCCAGATGGGTCCAATCGAAAGTGATCAGAACTACTAGGAAGGATTTTGCGGCAGGAATCAGAGATCTAGATCGCCTTGTTACAATTCTTAGAGGAGAAGGAAGCTATTCAGATGGCCGAGAGATTACATCTAGAATTGAAGAAGCGCTGAAGAGGATAGATGACAAGTTGAGGtgtaccaaaaaaaattcagaggAGAATGGGTTTGCCAGGGAAGTGATGGAGTCTAACATTTTGGAGGTGTGGAGGTCTCTCTTTGACAAAAACGCGAAGGAAGCATGGAAACCCAGAGTGATGAGGAGGATCGTGTCTCTCACCGACATATGTAAACCTCTATTAGAAAAGACATTATAA